The nucleotide sequence GCTGCGCAAGATCGACAAGGTCGCGGTGATCGGCGCCGGCACCATGGGCGGCGGCATCGCCATGAACTTCGCCAACGCCGGTATCGCGGTGAAGCTGCTGGAGCTCAAGGGCGAGGCGCTGGACCGCGGCCTGGTGCAGATCCGCAAGAACTACGAGATCAGCGTCAAGCGCGGCAAGCTCAGCGACGCCCAGCTGGAACAGCGCATGACCCTGCTGCAAGGCACCCTCGACTACGCCGACCTGGCCGACGCCGACCTGGTGATCGAGGCGGTGTTCGAGAAGATGGAGATCAAGGAGCAGGTGTTCCGCCGTCTCGATCAGGTGTGCAAGCCGGGCGCGATCCTCGCCAGCAACACCTCGTCGCTGGACGTCGACCAGATCGCCGCCTTCACCCGGCGCCCGCAGGACGTGATCGGCCTGCACTTCTTCAGCCCGGCCAACGTCATGCGCCTGCTGGAGGTGGTGCGTGGCCGCGAGACTGCCCCGGACGTGCTGGCCACCACCATGAAAGTCGCCAAGCAGATCGGCAAGCTGGCGGTGGTCTCCGGGGTGTGCTTCGGTTTCATCGGCAACCGCATGCTCGAACCCTACTCGCGCGAGGCACACCGCCTGGTCCTCGAAGGCGCCACCCCGGGGCAGGTGGACAACGTGCTCACCGGCCTCGACCTGAACATGGGCGTGCTGACCATGCTCGACCTGGCCGGCGTCGACGTGAACTTCCTGGTGCGCCAATCCAACCTGGCCGCCACCAGCCACGATGCGGGCTACCACATCGTCGGCAACGAGCTGTACAAGCTCGGCCGCTACGGCCAGAAGACCGGCCGCGGCTTCTACCTGTACGAAGGCCGTGACCGCAAGGAAGACCCGGAAGTCGCGGAAATCGCCGCGCGCGCCGCCGCCGAGCTGGGCGTCGCCCGGCGCAGCGAGATTACCGACGTGGAAATCCACGACCGCTGCCTGTTCATGCTGATCAACGAAGGCATCCAGCTGCTCGACGAGGGCATCGCCCTGCGAGCCAGCGACATCGACCTGGTATGGATCAACGGCTACGGCTTCCCGGCGCACGTCGGCGGCCCGATGCACTACGCGGAAACCCTCGGCCTGGACAAGGTGCTGGCCGGCATCCAGCGCTACCGCAAGGAACTCGGCGTCTACGGCGAAATGTGGTTCCAGCCGGCCTCGCTGCTGGAGCGCCTGGTCGCCGCCGGCAAGACCCGTATCGAGAAGATCTGAACGCAGCAACCACATACAAGCCATAGGCAAACGCCGCACAAGCTCCCCTCTCCCGTTTACGGGAGA is from Pseudomonas sp. LS44 and encodes:
- a CDS encoding 3-hydroxyacyl-CoA dehydrogenase NAD-binding domain-containing protein, with protein sequence MSDLINYRLEDGLALIGLARPPVNSLGQSLRAAILDACERAAADASVKAIILHGDTGVFSAGADITEFGSSASHAAPSLPDVLVRLTSIDKLLIAAIGTFALGGGLELALACGYRVGEPKARLGLPEINLGLLPGAGGTQRLPRLIGVEPALDLMLSGQPMNAARALELGLLDRLAGSPEALLDSARELARELIAQNAPARRTTPFANPGESIAADFFSQFLAANAPRWKSRQAPRRVVAAVEASCRLPLSEGLAEERALFKQAEASAESRALRHVFFAEREAGRIPGIGSDTPLRKIDKVAVIGAGTMGGGIAMNFANAGIAVKLLELKGEALDRGLVQIRKNYEISVKRGKLSDAQLEQRMTLLQGTLDYADLADADLVIEAVFEKMEIKEQVFRRLDQVCKPGAILASNTSSLDVDQIAAFTRRPQDVIGLHFFSPANVMRLLEVVRGRETAPDVLATTMKVAKQIGKLAVVSGVCFGFIGNRMLEPYSREAHRLVLEGATPGQVDNVLTGLDLNMGVLTMLDLAGVDVNFLVRQSNLAATSHDAGYHIVGNELYKLGRYGQKTGRGFYLYEGRDRKEDPEVAEIAARAAAELGVARRSEITDVEIHDRCLFMLINEGIQLLDEGIALRASDIDLVWINGYGFPAHVGGPMHYAETLGLDKVLAGIQRYRKELGVYGEMWFQPASLLERLVAAGKTRIEKI